Within Thermus sp. CCB_US3_UF1, the genomic segment AGCCGTCCAGGAGAAAGGCCTGGGCGGTCATGAGGATGCCCCGCACCCGGTCGGTGGCGATGGCCGTGAGGTGGACCTCGGGCCTCCCGGGGAGGTTTTCCACCACCTCGGCGGTGTGGCGGTGGCCCGTGGGCTTGTAGACCCTAAAGGAGCCTGCCCGCTCGGGGTGGTGGCTCGCTGGGCTGGGCTCGGCCCCGGCGGCGGAGGTGGAGATGAGGAGGGTGACGAAGATGGGACCTGGCTTCAGCACCCCGGCCCGCAGGAGGGGATGGAGGCCGAGAAGGGTGGCGGTGGCATTGCACCCGGCCCCCGCCATCCAGTTGGCCTCCTTCAGGGCCTGGCGGTGGAGCTCGGGGAGGGCGTAGACGAAGCGGCCCAGGAGCTCGGGCCGGGGGTGCTCCCCGTAGTACTTGCGGTAAAGCTCCGGATCCTTGAGGCGGAAGTCGGCGGAGAGGTCTATGAGGATGGGGGCCAGGGCCGCGTAGCGATCAAACTCACGGGCCAAGACCCCGTGGGGCAGGGCCAGGATCAGGATGTCCGCGGGCTCCAGGGCCTCCGGGGGGATGAACTTGAGGCTGGTTCTCCCCCGCAGGTTGGGGTGGACCAGGGCCACGGGCTCCCCGGCGAAGCGCCTCGAGGTCACCTGCTTGACCTCCAGGTAGGGGTGGGCCAGGGCCAGGCGCAAAAACTCCCCCCCCGCGTACCCCGAGGCCCCCACGATGGCCAGGGTCTTCCTATCCACGGGCCACCTCCCAGGCGTAGCGCAGGATCTCCCCGGGGATGTCCACCCCGGTGGTGTGCACGGAGTTCTTGAACTCCATGGTGTGGTTCACCTCGTTGACCAGAAGCCCCCTTTCGGACTCAAAGAGGTCAATGGCCACCACCCCACCCCCCACGGCCCGGGCCGCCTTCACGGAAAGCTCGGCGATCCCTTCCGTGAGGGGGCAGGCCTCCGCCTGGCCGCCCCGGGCGGTGTTGGTGATCCAGTGCCCGCTCCTGCGGTAGATGGCGGCGATGGCCCTCTCCCCCACCACGAAAACCCGGATGTCCCGCCCGGGTTTCCTCACGTACTCCTGCAGGTAGAGGAGCTGGTGCTGGAAGCCCCCCAGGACCTCCTTGTGCTCCAGGATGGCCTCCGCCGCTTCCCGGTCGGTGATCTTGGCCAGAAGCCGCCCCCAGCTGCCGATCACGGGCTTCAGGACCACGGGGTAGCCCCAGGCTTCCATGAGGGCCAAGGCGGCCCCGGCCTCGGTGAGGAGGGCCGTCTTGGGCTGGGGCAGGCCCGCCCGTTCCAGGGCCACGCTGGTGGCCCACTTGTCCCCGCAGGTCTCGATCACCTCGGGGCGGTTGACCACGGGGATGCCCAAGGCGGTAAGGTAGCGGGCCACCGCCAGGCCCCGGGACTGGCTCACGCACCGCTCCAGGGCCACCGTGACCCCCTCCAGCTCTTTGGGCTTTTCCCCCAAGACCATGGGCAGGGCCGGGGCGTAGACCTTTTTGTGGGGGATGCCCAGGGCCTCGGCCCGTTCAAAGAGCATCTTCTCGTCGGGGCGGATGCGGTCGTAGAGGATGGCCAGCATGGCGCTTTCCCCCTTTAGGGCTCCCCGACCGGGTTTTCCCGGTCGGGGTCCCTGAGGGAGGCTAGGCGGGGCTCACTCCCCCCAGTCCTCCGCCTCCTCGGGGGCGGCCTCGAGGCGCAAGGGGTCCAGCCCCACCACCTCCAGCTCCGCCCCGCAGTCCTCGCAGACCAGAAGTTCTCCCAGCTCCGGGTTTTCCAGGGTCAACTCCGCTCCGCACTCCGGGCAAGTGGCTACCATTCCTCGTCCTCCCCTTCTACCTCGCTCCAGTCAGGGACAAAGCTGAAGCCGCACTCCGGGCACTGCACCTCCTGGCCCTCGTCCTCCTCGGACACCTCAAAGGTGTACCCGCAACGGGGGCAGTCCACGAAGAAGCCCTCCAGGCCCTCCTCCGTCACCTCCACCTCCAGGGGGTCCAAGGAGGTCACCTCCAGAAAGGCCCCGCAGGCCTCGCACTCCAGCACGTCCCCCACCTCGAGGGTTTCCAGGTCCTCCGCCAGCACCACGCTGGCCTCGCCGCACACCGGACAGGTGATCTCCAGGTCCTCCATGGGTCCAGTCTACTCCCCCGGGAAGCGCCCGTGCTTCTTGTAGTAGTCCAGGAGGGAGCCCTCCTTGAGCGCCTCCAGGAGGAAGGGGGGTGGGGGGCGGAGGGCGAAACGCTCCCCGCCCCGCACCAGCACCCCCCGCTCCAGGTCCAGCTCCACCAGGTCGCCGTCCTCTAGCGCATCCACCACCTCCTCCGAAACGAAGGGCACGATGCCCAGGTTCACCAGGTTGCGGAAGAAGATGCGGGCGTAGCTCTTGGCGATCACCGCCCGCACGCCCAGGCGCTTCAGGGCCTCGGGGGCGTACTCCCGGCTGGAGCCCAGCCCCGCGTTGCGGCCAAAGACCAGGATGTCCCCGGGGCGCACCTCCTGGGCGAACCCGGGGCGCAGGTGGGCAAAGGCAAACTGGTGGAAGCGGTCCTCCCCCACCATGAAGGGGGCGTACTTCCCCGGCAGGATGTCGTCCGTGTTGATCTGGTCGCCGAACTTCCAAACCCTAGGCATGGACCTCCTCCAGATCCTCCGGGGTGGTCAGGTAGCCGGCCACGGCGCTGGCCGCCGCCACCCGGGGGCTTGCCAGGTAGATCTCCGCATCGGGGGCCCCCATCCGCCCGCGGAAGTTGCGGTTGGAGGTGGAGACGCACACCTCCCCCGGGGCCAGGACCCCCATGTGCCGCCCCATGCAGGGGCCGCACCCCGGGGTGCCGAGGGTAGCCCCCGCCTCCAGGAGGGTGAGGAGGGTACCGTCCTTGGCCGCCTCCTCCAGCACCTGGCTGGAGGCGGGCACCACCAGCAGCCGCACCCAGGGGGCCACCCGCCTTCCCTTAAGCACCTCCGCCGCCGCGCGCAGGTCCTCAATCCGCCCGTTGGTGCAGGTGCCGATGAAGACCTGGTCCACCCGCTTGCCCTTCACCGCGGCCACCTCGTGGACGTTGTCCACGTAAAAGGGCACGGAAACCCTGGGGGTGAGGGCAAAAAGGTCAATCTCCACCTCCCGGACGTAGTGGGCATCGGGATCGGGGTAGAGCCAGTCCGGCACCCGGTAGGTCTCCAGGATCTCCCCCGAGGGGACCACGAGCCCCGCCTTGGCCCCCGCCTCCACGGTGAGGTTGGCCAGGGTCATGCGCTCCCCGCGGGTTAGGGCCTCCGCCCCGTCTAGGAGGTGGATCTCCACCGCCATGTAGGTGGCCCCCTCGGCGGTGAGGAGGCGGACCATCTCCAAGGCGGCATCCTTGGCCGTAACCCCCTGGGGAAGCCGGCCCCGGAAGACCACCTTTACGCTTTCCGGCACCCTTAGCCAGGTGCGGCCGCTGGCCGCGGCCAGGGCGATGTCCGTGGCCCCCATCCCCGTGCCGAAGGCCCCCACCGCCCCGTAGGTGGTGGAGTGGGAGTCCGAGCCCACCACGATCCAGCCGGGCTGGGCCAGGCCCTCCTCCACCAGGACCTGGTGGCACACCCCCCGGCCCACGTCAAAGACCCGGATCCCGTGCCGCCTCCCCCACTCCCGGATCTCCTTCTGGGCCTTGGCCACCTCCAGGTTGGCCGCGGGGGCCACGTGGTCGATGACGACGGAAACCCGCTCCGGGTACCGGGGGGTGGCCTCCAGGTACTCCAGCCGCTTGAAGAAGCTCCCGGCGATGGAGTCCACCACCATCACCTGGTCCACCTCCACCACCACCAGCTCCCCCGCCCGAACCTCCCTTCCCGCCTTATGGGAAAGGATCTTTTCCGCCAAGGTCAGGCCCATCCCCACCTCCTTCACGCGGTGATCCACTCCCTCAGGATCCGGTCCAGCTCCTCGAGGGTAAGCTGCCCCCGGTCGGCCAGGGCCTTGATGTGCTGGGTGATGCGGGCCAGCTCCTCCTCCCCGTAGTGCAGGCCCAGCTCCTCGGCCCGGGCCCGGATGGCGTGGCGGCCCGTGAGCTTGGAGGCGATGATGAGCTTCCGCCTCACCCCGAAGACCTCCGGCGGGTAGGGCTCGTAGGACTCGGGGTTGATGTAGATGGCCTTGAGGTGCATCCCCGCCTTGTGGCTGAAGGCCGTCTCCCCGGTGATGTAGTTGTTGAAGGGGATCTCTACCCCCACCATCCTGGCCACCATCCGGTCCAGCTCGGGGAGCATCTCCAGCTTGTACTTGCCCCGCACGTACTCGGGCTGCAGGGTGTACATCCGGGCCAGGAAGCCCCCTAGGGGCGTGATCCCGTTCCGCTCGCCGATCCCCAAGACCGTGGTGTCCACGTGGGTAGCCCCGGCCTCAATGGCCTCAAAGGCGTTGGCGATGGCGCAGCCGGTGTCGTTGTGGCCGTGGAACTCGATGTCCACCTCGGGGCCAACCACCCGCCTCACCTCCCGCACCAGGGCGTAGACCTGCCGGGGGGTGGCGATGCCCACGGTGTCCGCCAGGCCCACCCGGTCCACGTAGGGGGCGATGGCCCCGTAGATCTCCAAGAGGTCGTGCTCGTCCGAGCGGAAGGTATCCTCGGCGGAGAAGCGCACCTCCACGTGGGGGGCCTTCTCGCGGATGTACTGGATCACCTCCCGGGCCTCCTCAATGATCCGGGGGATGTCCCGGCCATGGGCGGCCCGCAGGTACTTGCTGGTGCCAAAGAGGAGGTCAATCCCCTGCACCCCGGTCTCCACCGCCACCTCCGCCGCGTCCAGGCGGGTCTGGATGTGGGTCACCACCTTGGCCTTGAGGCCCAAGGAGGCCAGGGTCTCCGCGTCCTTGCGGGACTGGGGGGAGGCCATGGGGGTGGTGACCTCAATGTACTCAATCCCGAACTCGTCCAGGGCCTGGGCGATCAGGACCTTGTCCTGGGTGGTGAAGTTGGCCCGCTCAAACTGCTCCCCTTCCCGCAGCGTGGAGTCTATGATCCGCCATTCCCGCATGCGCCCCTCCCCAAAAGAAAACCGGCCCGAACTCGGGCCGGGGGATAAGGAACCCTACGAGGGCTATCCTACCCCCCGGCGGCCGAGTTTTTTCTCTAGGGCCAGCATCTTGCCTGTAAGGGTATACGAAGACCCCGTATTTTGTCAACGGCCAAACCGCCGCTCCCGGGCCTGGTAGCTCCTCAGGGCCCTGAGGAAGTCGATCTTCCGGAACTCGGGCCAGAGGACATCGGCGAAGTAGAACTCCGAGTAGGCGGACTGCCAGAGGAGGAAGCCGGAAAGCCGGATCTCCCCCGAGGTGCGGATGATGAAGTCAGGGTCAGGCAGGCCGGCGGTGTAGAGGCGCTGGGCGATGGCCTCGGGGGTCAGGGCCTCGGCCACCTGGCCGGGGGTGAGGCCCTGGGCCTCGGCCTCGAGGAGGAGCCGCTTCACCGCGTCCACGATCTCCTCCCGTCCCCCGTAGCCCATGGCGATGTTGAGGACCATGCCCCGGTGGTGGCGGGTCCCCTCCTCCAGGCGCTCCAAGGCCTTAAGCACCTCCGGGGAAAACCCCTCCCGCCGGCCAATGACCCGCACCTGCACCTGGTGCTCCAGGATGCGGTGGTCCTCGGCCATCCGCTCCGCCTCCCGCACGAAGAGGCGCATGAGCTCCTCCACCTCTTCCGGGGAGCGGTTGAAGTTGTCGGTGGAGAAGACCCAGACCGTCACCGTGGTGATGCCGAGCTCCAGACACCACTCCAGGACCTCGTAGGCCTTGTGCACGCCAAACTCGTGCCCCTTGGTGGGGGAAAGGCCCAGGGCCCGGGCGAAGCGGCGGTTCCCGTCCAGGATAAGGCCCAGGTGCCGGGGCATGGGCCCCCCCTTCACCTCCTCCTGGAGGCGCCGCTCATAGAGCCAGTAAAGGGGGCGGGAAAGGGAGAGGAGGCGGCGGAGCATACCCTATCCACCCTAAGGCGGTTGGGTGAGAAAGGGAAGGACCCCCTAGCGGTAAAGCTCCCGGGCGATGATGTGCCGCTGGATCTCCGAGGTCCCCTCGTAGATCTCCGTCACCTTGGCGTCCCGGTAGTACCGCTCCACCCGGTAGTCCCGGTGGTAGCCGTACCCCCCCAGGACCTGGACCGCCTCCCGGGTCACCTCCACCGCCACCTGGCTGGCGAAGAGCTTGGCGGCGCTGGCCTCGAGGGTGAACCGCTCCCCCAGGTCCTTCTTCCGCGCGGCCTCCAGGACCAGGGCCCGGGCGGCGGCGATCTTCACGTGCATGTCGGCCAGCTTGAAGGCGATGGCCTGGTGCTCGCGGAGCTTCTTGCCAAACTGCTCCCGCTGGTCGGCGTAGGCCTTGGCGATCTCGTAGGCCCCGCGGGCGATCCCCACCGCCTGGGCCGCCACCCCGATGCGGCCCGAGTCCAGCCCCGCCAGGGCGTAGGCCAGGCCCCTCCCCTCCTCCCCCAGGAGGTTCTCCTGGGGGACGAAGACCCCCTCGAGGCGGACCTCAGCGGTGTGGGCCGCGTGCAGGCCCATCTTCTCCTCAGGAAGGCCGAAGGAAAGCCCCTTAGCCCCCTTCTCCACCAAGAAGGCGCCGATGCCCCGCTCCGTGCGGGCCATGACCACGTAGAGGTGGGCCTGCCCCGCGGAAGTGATCCAGCTCTTCACCCCGTGAAGCTCGTACCCCCCCGGCACCCGGCGGGCCTCGGTGCGGAGGCTCGCGGCGTCGGAACCCGCGTGGGGCTCGGTGAGGCAGAAGGCCCCGATCCACTCCCCCCGGGCCAGGGGGAGGAGGTACCTCCGCTTTTGCGCCTCGGTGCCGAAGCGGAGGAGCATGTACTGGGGCAGGCCGCTGGTGACGGAAAGGATCACCGCCACGCTGGGGTCGGCGGCGGCGATCTCCTCCAGGGCCAGGGCCCAGGTGACGGAGTCCAGGCCCACACCGCCCCACTCCTCCGGGGTGGTCATGCCCAAAAAGCCCAGCTCCGCCAGGGCCCTAAGCTGGGGCCACGGGTACTTGCCCTCCCGGTCGTACTCCGGGGCCAGGGGGTAGAGGACCTCCCTGGCCACCTTGCGCACCGTGTCCAGAACCAGCCGCTGCTCCTGGGTCAGGGTCATCGGAACCATCGTATCACCGCAAGGCGGCAAAAAAGCGTCATTCCTCGCCGGGCAGGGCCTCCTCCCCCCAGCGGGGGGCCCGGCGGACCGGAAGGCCCAGGTGGTCCAGGATGCGCTGGGTGATGAAGCCCAAAAGATCCCCGATTTCCTTGGGGCGATGGTAGAACCCTGGGCTGGCCGGCAGGACCACCGCCCCGGCCTCCGCCGCCTGGACCATGGCCTTGAGGGTGGGAAGGGGCAGGGGGGTTTCCCGGGGGACCAGGACCAGGGGGCGGCGCTCCTTGAGGTGGACGTAGGCCGCCCGGGTGAGGAGGGTGTCCGCCAGGCCGTAGGCGATCTTGCCCAGGGTGGTGGCGGAGCAGGGCACCACCACCATCCCCCGGGTGGGGAAGGAGCCGGAGGCGATGGGAGCCCCCAGGTCCGTGTCCCGGTAGACCCGCTGGGCCAGGGCCTCGAGGTCCTTGGGGTGTAGGCCCATCTCCTCCCACAGGACCCTTTTGGCCCCTTGGGACACCACCAGGTGCACCTCGGCCTGCCCCTCTAGGGTCCTGAGGAGGTCCAGGGCGTAGGGCATGCCGCTCGCCCCGGAAAGGCCCACCACGATGCGGGGAGGTAGCGCCATCCTTCCCATCCTACCCGCCCCCCCTCGAGGCGCCCGTGGCCCAGCCCCCGAACCCGGCCCGTTTCCCCAAGGGAAAACCCCGGACCCCTTGGGCCCGGGGGGCACCCCGTGGGGCGGGGGCTTACTTCAGCTCCACCACCGCGCCCACGGCCTCCAGCTTCTTCTTGATCTCCTCGGCCTCGGCCTTGGGGATCCCCTCCTTGATGGGGCCGCCCTTCTCGGCCAGGTCCTTGGCCTCCTTGAGGCCCAGGCCGGTGATGGCGCGGAGCTCCTTGATCACCTCCAGCTTCTTGGCCCCCGCATCCTTGAGGATCACGTCAAACTCGGTCTTCTCCTCCACGGGGGCCGCGGCAGCCGCAGCCGCAGGGGCCGCGGCCACGGCCACGGGGGCCGCGGCGGTCACACCCCAGGTCTCCTTAAGCACGTCGATGAGCTGCTTGAGTTCCAGAACCGTCGCCTGAGAAAGCTCTTCCTTGATGCGTTCAATGTCCAAAGCCATCTTCTACCTCCTACGCCGCCTTCTTTTCCGCGTACGCTTCCAAGATGCCTACCAGTTCGCGGGCCACGCCGCCCAGGACCCCCACAAGCTCTGCCATGGGCGCCTGCAGGACCCCAAGAAGCTCCGCCCGGAGCTCGTCCATGGTGGGAAGCTCCGCCAGGGCCACCAGGTCCTTGGCCGTGAGCACCTGGCCCTGCAGGAGTCCACCCTTGGCCTCGGGGATGCCCTTGGGGTTCTTCTTGGAGAAGTCCACCAGGGCCTTGGCCGCGGCCACCGGGTCCTGGTAGAAGACCACGGCGCTGGGCCCCTGCAGGCCATCCAGCTCGGGTAGGCCAAGTTCCTTGAGGGCGATGCGGATCAGGGTGTTCTTGGCTACAAAGAGCCGGGCCCCCTTCTCCTTAAGGGCCTGGCGCAGGGCGTGGGTTTCCTTGGCGGAAAGCCCCTGGTAGTTCACCAGGAAGAAGGAGCCACGGGCCTGCTCAAGGTTCTCCTTGAGGGCGGCAAGAAGCTCAACGTTGCGCTTGTTTGGCACGCCTTCCTCCCTTTTCGGGGCAGGGGAACCCCGGCCGACTTTTTAGGGCTTTTGCGAAACGCTCCCCCTCAAGCGCCTCGGCGGGATGTTTAAGGCCTTTGCCCCCCGCTGTCTTGGGCCTGGGCGCCATCGCGCCCGGGGTGCCATATAGGAGTCTAAAAGGCCCGGGGCCTGGCGTCAAGGCCAGGCCCCAGGGCGCGCTTCCTTAGGAATGGGGGTTGATGCGCAGGCTCGGCCCCATGGTGGTGGTCACGTAGACCGAGCGCAGGAAAGTACCCTTGGCCGCCTCGGGCTTGCTGGCCTCGAGGGCCTTCAGGAAAGCGCGGATGTTCTCGGCGATCTTCTCCGGGGGGAAGCTGGCCTTGCCCACGGGGGCGTGGATGGCCCCGGTCTTGTCGTTGCGGAACTCAATCCGCCCGGCCTTGATCTCCCGGATGATCTCCCCGATGTTGAAGCCCACCGTGCCCGCCTTGGGGTTGGGCAGGAGGCCCCTGGGACCCAGGATCCGGCCCAGCTTGGAGCCCACCGCCCCCATCACGTCGGGGGTGGCCACCACGGCGTCAAAGTCCATCCAGCCATCCAGGATCTTCTGGATGATCTCCTCCCCGCCCACGTAGTCGGCCCCCGCCTCCTCGGCCTCCTTGATCTTCTCCCCCTTGGCGATGGCCAGCACGCGCACCTGGCGGCCTAGGCCGTGGGGAAGGGAAACGGTGCCCCGCACGTTCTGGTCGGACTTCCTGGGGTCAATGCCCAGCTTGGCATGGACCTCCACGGTCTCGTCAAACTTGGCCGTGGCCAGCTCCTTGAGAAGCCTGGCCGCCTCGTCAATGGAGTAGACCTTGTTGGGGTCCACCTTCTCCAGGAGGGCCCGGTAACGCTTGCCCGGCTTAGGC encodes:
- the argC gene encoding N-acetyl-gamma-glutamyl-phosphate reductase, with the protein product MDRKTLAIVGASGYAGGEFLRLALAHPYLEVKQVTSRRFAGEPVALVHPNLRGRTSLKFIPPEALEPADILILALPHGVLAREFDRYAALAPILIDLSADFRLKDPELYRKYYGEHPRPELLGRFVYALPELHRQALKEANWMAGAGCNATATLLGLHPLLRAGVLKPGPIFVTLLISTSAAGAEPSPASHHPERAGSFRVYKPTGHRHTAEVVENLPGRPEVHLTAIATDRVRGILMTAQAFLLDGWSERDVWQAYREAYGGEPFVRLVKQKKGVHRYPDPRFVQGTNYADIGFELEEDTGRLVVMAAIDNLVKGTAGHALQALNVRMGWPETLGLDFPGLHP
- the lysX gene encoding lysine biosynthesis protein LysX, which produces MLAILYDRIRPDEKMLFERAEALGIPHKKVYAPALPMVLGEKPKELEGVTVALERCVSQSRGLAVARYLTALGIPVVNRPEVIETCGDKWATSVALERAGLPQPKTALLTEAGAALALMEAWGYPVVLKPVIGSWGRLLAKITDREAAEAILEHKEVLGGFQHQLLYLQEYVRKPGRDIRVFVVGERAIAAIYRRSGHWITNTARGGQAEACPLTEGIAELSVKAARAVGGGVVAIDLFESERGLLVNEVNHTMEFKNSVHTTGVDIPGEILRYAWEVARG
- the lysW gene encoding lysine biosynthesis protein LysW, whose protein sequence is MVATCPECGAELTLENPELGELLVCEDCGAELEVVGLDPLRLEAAPEEAEDWGE
- a CDS encoding 3-isopropylmalate dehydratase small subunit (catalyzes the formation of homoisocitrate from cis-homoaconitate); the encoded protein is MPRVWKFGDQINTDDILPGKYAPFMVGEDRFHQFAFAHLRPGFAQEVRPGDILVFGRNAGLGSSREYAPEALKRLGVRAVIAKSYARIFFRNLVNLGIVPFVSEEVVDALEDGDLVELDLERGVLVRGGERFALRPPPPFLLEALKEGSLLDYYKKHGRFPGE
- a CDS encoding 3-isopropylmalate dehydratase large subunit; translation: MGLTLAEKILSHKAGREVRAGELVVVEVDQVMVVDSIAGSFFKRLEYLEATPRYPERVSVVIDHVAPAANLEVAKAQKEIREWGRRHGIRVFDVGRGVCHQVLVEEGLAQPGWIVVGSDSHSTTYGAVGAFGTGMGATDIALAAASGRTWLRVPESVKVVFRGRLPQGVTAKDAALEMVRLLTAEGATYMAVEIHLLDGAEALTRGERMTLANLTVEAGAKAGLVVPSGEILETYRVPDWLYPDPDAHYVREVEIDLFALTPRVSVPFYVDNVHEVAAVKGKRVDQVFIGTCTNGRIEDLRAAAEVLKGRRVAPWVRLLVVPASSQVLEEAAKDGTLLTLLEAGATLGTPGCGPCMGRHMGVLAPGEVCVSTSNRNFRGRMGAPDAEIYLASPRVAAASAVAGYLTTPEDLEEVHA
- the lysS gene encoding homocitrate synthase is translated as MREWRIIDSTLREGEQFERANFTTQDKVLIAQALDEFGIEYIEVTTPMASPQSRKDAETLASLGLKAKVVTHIQTRLDAAEVAVETGVQGIDLLFGTSKYLRAAHGRDIPRIIEEAREVIQYIREKAPHVEVRFSAEDTFRSDEHDLLEIYGAIAPYVDRVGLADTVGIATPRQVYALVREVRRVVGPEVDIEFHGHNDTGCAIANAFEAIEAGATHVDTTVLGIGERNGITPLGGFLARMYTLQPEYVRGKYKLEMLPELDRMVARMVGVEIPFNNYITGETAFSHKAGMHLKAIYINPESYEPYPPEVFGVRRKLIIASKLTGRHAIRARAEELGLHYGEEELARITQHIKALADRGQLTLEELDRILREWITA
- a CDS encoding isoprenyl transferase — protein: MLRRLLSLSRPLYWLYERRLQEEVKGGPMPRHLGLILDGNRRFARALGLSPTKGHEFGVHKAYEVLEWCLELGITTVTVWVFSTDNFNRSPEEVEELMRLFVREAERMAEDHRILEHQVQVRVIGRREGFSPEVLKALERLEEGTRHHRGMVLNIAMGYGGREEIVDAVKRLLLEAEAQGLTPGQVAEALTPEAIAQRLYTAGLPDPDFIIRTSGEIRLSGFLLWQSAYSEFYFADVLWPEFRKIDFLRALRSYQARERRFGR
- a CDS encoding acyl-CoA dehydrogenase family protein, with translation MTLTQEQRLVLDTVRKVAREVLYPLAPEYDREGKYPWPQLRALAELGFLGMTTPEEWGGVGLDSVTWALALEEIAAADPSVAVILSVTSGLPQYMLLRFGTEAQKRRYLLPLARGEWIGAFCLTEPHAGSDAASLRTEARRVPGGYELHGVKSWITSAGQAHLYVVMARTERGIGAFLVEKGAKGLSFGLPEEKMGLHAAHTAEVRLEGVFVPQENLLGEEGRGLAYALAGLDSGRIGVAAQAVGIARGAYEIAKAYADQREQFGKKLREHQAIAFKLADMHVKIAAARALVLEAARKKDLGERFTLEASAAKLFASQVAVEVTREAVQVLGGYGYHRDYRVERYYRDAKVTEIYEGTSEIQRHIIARELYR
- a CDS encoding UbiX family flavin prenyltransferase; translation: MALPPRIVVGLSGASGMPYALDLLRTLEGQAEVHLVVSQGAKRVLWEEMGLHPKDLEALAQRVYRDTDLGAPIASGSFPTRGMVVVPCSATTLGKIAYGLADTLLTRAAYVHLKERRPLVLVPRETPLPLPTLKAMVQAAEAGAVVLPASPGFYHRPKEIGDLLGFITQRILDHLGLPVRRAPRWGEEALPGEE
- the rplL gene encoding 50S ribosomal protein L7/L12 — its product is MALDIERIKEELSQATVLELKQLIDVLKETWGVTAAAPVAVAAAPAAAAAAAPVEEKTEFDVILKDAGAKKLEVIKELRAITGLGLKEAKDLAEKGGPIKEGIPKAEAEEIKKKLEAVGAVVELK
- the rplJ gene encoding 50S ribosomal protein L10: MPNKRNVELLAALKENLEQARGSFFLVNYQGLSAKETHALRQALKEKGARLFVAKNTLIRIALKELGLPELDGLQGPSAVVFYQDPVAAAKALVDFSKKNPKGIPEAKGGLLQGQVLTAKDLVALAELPTMDELRAELLGVLQAPMAELVGVLGGVARELVGILEAYAEKKAA
- the rplA gene encoding 50S ribosomal protein L1 encodes the protein MPKPGKRYRALLEKVDPNKVYSIDEAARLLKELATAKFDETVEVHAKLGIDPRKSDQNVRGTVSLPHGLGRQVRVLAIAKGEKIKEAEEAGADYVGGEEIIQKILDGWMDFDAVVATPDVMGAVGSKLGRILGPRGLLPNPKAGTVGFNIGEIIREIKAGRIEFRNDKTGAIHAPVGKASFPPEKIAENIRAFLKALEASKPEAAKGTFLRSVYVTTTMGPSLRINPHS